The DNA window TAAGGTGTAACAGATTCAGCAAATTGTTGATCATCGTTCATTATGACTGAAAGATCGGgtagaactttttttttctgatcaCGGGTGTATCGATGATAGTCATAAACGGCCGGTTTCTCCGTTTGCAGAATCTCCTTTGGAAATTGCTGATTGTTAGAGTTCGATTGCAGCCCATCGTTATTAAAGTaattgaaatcatttccaGGACCAGTTGTTCTATCCGCGCTTACAGGCGATGGTCTATTGTGTTCCTGTAGCTGATTCATCACATTAAAAAGATACTCGGCACTGGATTCGGTGCTCGAAAATTGCGCACGAATCATAATTTCCTTTTGTAATATCGGGCCGAgcattataaaaattatcctcaAAATTCGGAACATTTTCAACACTTGTTTTGAATTCAATACGAAACAACAGTCCACtgtttagcaatttttttactcgtgGTTTGGTACTACAATTAAGAACGGTTTCATTGATTGTCACAATTGTAGATTAATTACATAGAATTCGTATAACCGAAAAAACTTGCACTATCCCATTGTCATCGACGtgatatttattacaatttaatTTAACGCCGTCACAAATCATGTTCGAAACTAATGTCGCATATCCATTTCTGCTCAGATCATGTGGCGATAGTTGCAGTGAACTAAGAACTTGAAGATGTGTATTCCTCAAGCAAGTTCCTACGGTCAACCAGTTCCCCACCTCGTTTTAGCAGTTCACTTCAGGCTAACAAGTGCCTGGAGCATTCTTCGGGGAGGAAATAAGCATGGATAAAGCATATACCGATGCCCTGATCCACATTCAACCTCCGCATCGGGCAATGTGTGTCGTCAGGTGCTCGAAATTGAATGTTttaagaagaaggagaagaagaataaggaaaaaacGACTGAAAACCCAATGATGAAAAAGTTGGCCCTAATTCTCGGTCTGATTCATTGCATAACAATTCTGCGATCGGCTATTGTTGCGAATATATGTCAGAGACTTTTTCACCCATTGAAAAgagaatgaaacgaaattacACCTTTCAATTTAGTTACAGCCAATTATTACaagagtttgaattttttttcaccatattCTTACTTGAATTATGTACAGGATCACAACCGGGAAATAGAGGGAACAATATTGtcaatcgataaaaattaactGCGAGAAAAAATCACTCAGCGGATGGTCAAGGATTTTTTTATCCCGGATGTTCGATCGTTAACGGGTCCCGTGAAACAAGAATATCTCTTGTTTGTATGCGTATTTTGCAACATACAGGTACATGGATCCGTACATACGTAGACAATGTTTTAACCAGGCCAGTCGGTATGCCGTTATACGAGAGTTGGGAGGAACTGATCAAACTGTGGGGGCTAATAATCGTGGTTATTAACAATCGTTGTTGCATTGGAATACCGGCATGTGTCCATCACAGCAAAGTATCTCGCATGGGCTCAAGTCTGTAATCATTGTGAAAACAGAATTCTGTAATCATAGTCattctttctctttgtttttcatatGCACGCGACCCGATGCAGATACCTTCTAACGAGACTTACGCAGTCATTGACGTAAAAAGTATGTTTCCTACGTTTCCGCCATccacaatttatttattcgaaattcaaatatagCATATccacgaggctgaagttatcAACGTTAGCGCAACGGAATATTGGGGGAATAAATtactattttgaaattttatagtttttttttttttgccttattataatttactgcATTTCAGGATTCctgaaattacgaaataacGGATTTTCGAAACGTGAATCATTACGATAACGTTAacaacttcagcctcgtgcATATCCAGTATTGCtgctttataaaattatatttattcagaTATAAATCAGCTCGCGGCAATAAAATCTGACCTCATGAATACTCGATGTTACAGTtggatatgaaaattttagatCGATAGATGTATTTAGGAATTTGGACAAACCCTTATGCTTGTTAAGAAATAGCTATCGCAAgttgtctgaaaaaaaaacttcattaTATAATCGCAATCAAGTTCGACAAAAGTTCGAAATTAGCCAGATACGCggttatataaaaattttgcaaatcatGGGAAATTATGTTAACGGTACACGGACCGATGATGCAAGTCCAGTTTGTATTCCTGATCTTGCCTAAAGTCGTGACAAATTTTATGACGTGCTTGCCTCGCGTTTATAGCTTCGATGGGCGGCAGTAAGCACTAAGCACAAAATCGCATGCGCGTATGCCGAGCATCCGTTTGTGATTTGGGGTGGACGGACAGAAAAGGGGTCAAAATATCAAGTGAATTGCAGTGACCGAAGTATCTCGATGTCTGGTAGAGCGACCCAACCATGTCTTTAACCCCGCTAAAACGATTGtctgataaaagaaaaatcgctACAATTTACGTCCACTGATACCTCTCGGATATCGGACGCATTTACATTCTGTTTTGATGAAACGACGAAGGTAGGTAGAGGCGGTGGGTTACGTAACTTGCGTTCTTAGCGCCTTAACCTCGCTTCGTTTGTTTTGAACTGATCTACTGACAAAATTGCATCAGCTGTCTGGCAATCAGCTGCACTCCTGCTTACGATGATACGTTGCTGACAGCATTAAATACCTCCGAGTACTCATTAGTacgcattttttatttccctccTTTGCCTTTTTATCATGGTTACGATTAATTCATGTCTTATCTCAATTTCGAGAACAACGCATCATTGTATAGGCATCATAATCAGCGCGTTgactgttgaaaaattcccTTTCAAACTTGCTCGTCAATTGTTTCTGTTCGTGATCATGAATGGCGCCGAACTATAAAAGACGTATCACGTGGTTACGGCTAgttgatttcttttgttctGCTTACTAACTGAGCGGAATGAAGATGAATGATCGATCCATTGATAATGAATTTCATTAAACATTTGTTCGGAATTCATTATCTTCTAGATTTTAGCTGCCAAATCACTAACAGTCTAATTGGAAGCTTTATCTCAATTCGAATttgaatatacatacatggaTACGATTTCTAACTCGAATTTGGAATTCGATTTGGAAATTCGTGCCCGAtgcaattgaaaataaaattcaaatctgaATTCATGCTTGCtcatattttaaatttccatgttgaatttttatgccTGGTTTCACTGATGCCAGTTGAAATTGTTCAACATATAAATCTACGGAATATCGGTAGAACGACAGCTTCGACATATACTATCCAGCTTAGTAATACTAGTATTCAAAGTATTTGTCAAATTACTTTAAGTAACATGACCGAATCCTgcattatatttaatattttcattatcgaTGTATTCTCAGATATGGAGGGTGATAGGCGAGATGTCAATGCGGGGATGGAAatggaaacagaaaaaaatgagagCTTTGCCAAGGATAAATTGGGCCTAACGACAACCGAGGCTCTAGAAATATTGGGAAGCGATATCAGGCGTGTCGTTGACGAATATGAGGCAAACTACAAGAAAAATAGGTACAGATATAAGTGTCTGAAACAAAAGTATAGATCATTAATTTATAGTCTCAGTAGTGGAAAAATTACAGGATTAATTATACTCCACATCGGCATACTTATTCTGATTTGAAAGCACCCAAAGCGAAGCAAAGTTTGTCGTACGAGAACGAATGCTTAGCCCCAAATATGGAAAATTGATACAAAGTAGGAATTTTTCGTCTGAATCTTATCACTTATGTTTAATATTATGATTTTCTCGTACAGAATGTACATGGCTTGGCTTAAGGATTCACTTCACCATTGTAGCCAGTACACAACGCTTTGCTGGACATCATCCCTGGCTCTATTATTGAACGCTGTTGCGCTAATCGCGCTCTACTTTGTTGAAAATGAGTTCTGGTTGGTTCCAGTCATTTTAGCCttgaattttctcacttttgCCAATCgtgtaatgaaatttcaacgaataacaacatttttcatattcatcCAGGTCTAGATCGCTTCTACCCTCTGGGATAATAGTTTGCTGCCTTGtgtcgtttaatttttttctagtcGCTTGCGACAATAAACTTCGTCATCATGAAATATTAAACAGGGTGAAGATTTTGCTTGAACAAATTGAAAGTAAGTATTTTGATCAGGTTTGAATTAATGATGAATATCTAATTTATTCAGATatcgcaagaaaaaaatttgtgagcTTAAAATGATGGATGTAATTCATCTTGTTCATTGTCGTTAACAATAATGATCAACTACAAAGGCTGATTATTGAAATATCCACTAATTTATAGATGCCCAATTCGTGTGCAACTGGAACATACAAAACTACCCTCATTTATGCAGTCCTCTTTCACCATGCCTCACCCTGCAATGGACATATCGAGATGGTCAAGTTGTAAACTTGCCTTGGGCACTGCTCGTCGCTGGAGATGTGATTGTGATTAAGCCGGGGCAGCAAGTTCCGGGTCACTGCATTCCCTACAACGTTAGTTAATTCTGACGAAGCTAAAGCTAGCAGTCAGAGTTACCAGCAAAACGCGctaaactttttggaaatagaaaaatgcgTTACACTTTTATCCTGATCGTTGTATAAAAGTATCAGGAGTTCAAGGTgtatcataaaattttaattttcaaattttgctaTCTTATTCAAATGAAGATTAGAATCTTTGGCTGCTATTTCTAGCTGTTAGTTTTAGCCTCGTTTAATTATGAACCTCAGAATAAGTAAACaattaaatatgaatgaataattttccgtttcacaaagagataaaaaattactatcactaaaagaaagaaatatctCATTCAATCATCTCTATATAtcggaaaccttgttacatCCTGTGAGTCGAGTTCCGAATAAAATGACGAAAATTCTAATGATTTCAGGACGAAGGGCCGATCCTCCATGCCAAGGAGGTTTACAGCCCACCTGTTCACAGCGCAAACGAGATATTTTCCAATCCAAAGGCTCGTACGCCTCTGAAAAACAAGATCTACAAACTTCAGGAAACGCCTTACTTGACCAACCTCAGAATGGCTTTGGACCAAGCGTTGGATAGACCAGTTACATATCATAATCGAGAACGTCATCTAGTCATGATTTGTTGCATCGAGCAGTTGGCCTACccaattattttaatcatcGTATTACTCGTCAACTTATTACGTCATTTGTATCTATCGAAGGACGTCGGCATCGGTCTCTGGACTGAAATGTTTTTACTTCAACCGATTGCTGTGACACTTCCTCTGTTACCGCTGGTTTTTCCCGCTGCTTGGCTTGCTTTGAACTGCTTTGGAATGGCCAGGTTCAAGGCTTTATTCAAGTTATACCAGTCTTCAAAAAAGATGCAGGTTCGTTAAGCGAATTAGAATACTAGGAGAGTTATCTTACtcataaaatgaatttcacaTCACGTTGTACAAAATGATTGATCATTTatttctgagaaaaattaacaaacatTGATGTACACTTTTAGATTACGTAATTAATGTGCGTCTGCTCATTACTACTCATGAACAACTCGGCGAAAGACTTAATTGAGATTTAATGAAGTTTCGTTTTAGTTTGTAGATCCCTTTGAGGATGCTGATATTTCTGGACCAAGCAACCCGGAAGTGGTTTACAACTGGTCAGAGGTCAGGCAGTACTTCGTCAATATTTTTGTTGGCAGAGAACACATGATGTCCAGATCTGCCAATATACTTCACGTCCTGGGATCGGTCACTGTATGTTGCTATGCACGGTTAAGTGAAACACGATAAAAATGAACCATATACTTTTCTCCCCCACATAGACGAGTCTTGATCTTTTGACACGTTAATCTTACTTTTGTACTTAAGTTATTATCGCTATGTAaggtagaatttttttccccacatTTCCGTATCCAGGCATTGTGCTGCGTGGACAAGAAGGGGATATTGTCATGGCCGAATCCAACAGCAGagaaagtttttttccttcgtaacgCAAGCACTGTGTCTCAAACATCTAGGTGAGTCGTTATTCTGTTCCATTCAAttgtcgtctttgacgaagCACTTTCCACTCATACTTTTAATCATTAAAATTCCCACCACAGTAACGAAAGCATGGAGAAAACTGCCGACCTGCTCTCATCTCACAATGAACAGGGAAAACAGGACACGAATAGAATATCTTATGCGCAACATGGTGAGGcagtaatttttcttcaattctcaCATTGCTCAAAATCTATtctcattaatttctctcaataATCCAATTTTTCAGACATGTCACATTCAGTTGCTGAGGTTCTAGATCTGACGCATGATCATGCTCTACCTTTTCGATTGGAGTTCGACGACCACGCTTGGAAGCAGCATATAAATTCGCTCAAACCGTTGGGCTTGGCTATTCTTCTCAATACCTGCAATATGGACACGCAAGAACACTATACTCAGTTCTGTTCTCACGTCACTTGCGAAGCTCTCTACAACGAAAATCTTGTTCCTGTTACTAATAGAAGGTGTGTGTTCACGCTCTTGAAGTGTTTAAATTGAATCtgtgatttttataaaattttcaatcttgcTAATCTGACCTTTCGCTCGATAGATGCTTGTGCGAACTGGCCAAGCAAATCGGATTTCAAGATCAAGCCCAGGAGATATTCAAGCTTGAAGAACAACTTTCGACTTTCAAGCATGTAGTGAGTATCAGTATTGAGATGGATTCTAGAGTTAGGAAAGAATCGAATGTTCTCGAAATGTTACAAATGTAAGAAAGGATGGGCAGCTACATTTAAGCGAGATTTGAGAAACTGAAAGTTGTTGAATCAtcttgaaaaacaattaaaccAACGTATGTTCGCCATGTTACCAGCAGCCTGAAATGGTGAGAAGAGATATAAAGTTTGCTCGATCGTTGAGCCTCTCGACAAAGCTGAAATTCCCATTCCCGCACATGGTGTCCGTCGTGGTAAGGGAGAGGAGCGGCGGAGGTTTGCAACTGCTGGCCCAAGGAACAGCGGACTTAATTTTGGACTCGTGCATCGAATTTTGGGATGGTCACGACTTGTGTCCCTTGTCCGCTAGCGATAGGTAATATGCAATAGACAAGTGTAACGCGAATCCTGAAAAATTCGATCAATCTTGCAGTGAATTTAGTCAGTTTTTATAAATCGGAATATCGTTGTCGTGTTTCGTTGTAGAAAGAAGGTGCAAGACTTCTATCAGCGTACGAGCTTGACGTCCTATTGTACCGCGTTTGCCTATAGACCGCTGACGCGAAGCGTTAACAGCAAATTGTCGGAAATATATTTGGAGATTCCTACAGACAGTAAACATCTGTATACGCCGCATCGAAGCCCAACTCCGCTCCCTTGGGACTTTAGGAATGTTCTAGACCCAAGAGTTAGGGGAGTCCTTGGGCAATTTCATTCGACAGGTAACAGATTCAGAAATATGATATCAGACTTCGAAGATGCATTTGAAACTCTGTGACTTGAATCGTTGGATGTATAAGTAAAACGGCAGAGTTCTAAATGCGTTTAGTAAAGAGAGAAACTTCGTGTTTGCAAATTAGAAAACATTTCGACTTGCATGTGATTATATTGGGAGGCGGTTTTCGATAAAGGAAAGGAAGCTTAAGCATATGCATGGTTAATGTAATTGACTAACATAACACCTTGGTACAATTAACAGATTCGCTTTTGTGCAACGAGAATAAAGACGAAGAAGTGAACGACATCGAAGGATGTTTTGATCTTCAATGTAACCAGATTTTCATTGGGATGGTCACAATGCAATATCAAGCACAAACAGACATGgtaaaatcataattttccaCACGTCAACTCTTTTCATTAATTGCACGTTTCTCCGTAAACTATTCATTTGCAATCCATATTTCTTCAGGTACAATTAATTGAACAACTAGAAAGAGCCTGTATAAGATTTGTTCACTTTAGCAAAGAGAATGAATTGAGGTCGAGGGTGTTTTCGGAGAAAATGGGACTCGAAAGTGGGTGGAATTGTCACATTTCACTGTTAAGTGAAAGGGCCAGGTACTGGAATCAACTTATACCGTCATATTGTCATATTATTAATACATAATTTTGCATATTGtgcttcaatttcattttttcaactgctttcaatttcatttgcaTAACTTTACCTTAACAATAATTGTATCAAAAGCGGTCGCTGCCAATTATATATACAGCCACTTATGAATTCTATTTAAAAGAGTGTTACTCCAGTATGTTCGGAATTTGAATTGTATAAAACTGAAGGTAATATGTCTTTTAGACATCCAATGCTGTACattcaaaaatcaattgaaaataattgatctaACAAATCGTTACCTTGAATCTGTTTTCAATTGTGTTCAAACTAACGTATCtaaatttgtcaaatatatattaagaaCTTTCTACAACAAACGATTGGGCTCTGGGAAAGTTTTAATTTGTTGATTGAAAGTTTTTCTTGTCCTACTTGCAATCGTTAAACTGATTTTAGTCACTGTTTTTTACCAGTCGCAAATATTCACCACTTTTGAAACATAATTTCATACTTATTAACATACACAAGCATTCATACGGAGACATCCAATACAATAGTACAGGATAAAGCACTTGAGTAGTACCACACTGTTCGTTTGTAAACAACAAGAACGTAccaatttatcaattttatatttatagtcAAGTAATTCTACTCGAGAGCCTTGTTCCAAATTCATACCTCTAGATGtctatataataattgttttctaCGTTTTTAATAAGTGTCTCAATGTGCGTAAATAACACGCCGATATTAGGTCGGATAGTCCTGTGGGTTACTGGGTGAGCCAAGCAGCAGCTATGTTCTCACCCACACCCTCCACTCGATCTCACCAGCATAACCATTCCTGCATGGACGAGGCCAGCCAATTGCTTAACCATATCTCCCCTCGGTATGTCATCTCTATCCCCTACATACCAGTTACTTATCAATCAAAcagtcaattttcaaattgctgATAATGATTAGCGGTTTTCAATGACAGTACTAAAGTAAAAAGTAAGAATCGAACTTATCGAAATTCCTTGAATCGGAGGCTTTGCATTATGCCTGTAGTAGAAAAGACAAAAATTCGCCATCACGAAACTCTCCACACAGCCTTCACAGCTTCGatataacgatttttttttttgtcacattcCCATAAACTAACATCAGTGCCATTATTGCGTTATAAAAAGCGCTCTGAAATCGCGTTCCCGCTATCGTTTATCTTTACTTGTGGATTTTCTCGCAAGAAAAATGAGTTCTTTATATTTACCGAGCCTGTATAAAATACCGTGGTATTGTAAAAACTGTTTGCTTTCAAAATTACGCTCTTTTGAATGGTCTCCGTAATCGGAATCACCTTATGAAATATACTTCAATTGCAGTAGTAACCTGGATAACAGTCGGGCAATGAGCATGTCGGCTCCGAGTGCCATAAACACGGAATTTACCACAGTCAAGTTCGATGACGAAACCACCGAGTGCAATGAGGCAGAGCCAATGCAGCCCAAGAGCGCAATGAGTCATAGGTACTTGTATCTTTGACTCCTTCTCAATACTCGTTCCAAATAATTGTGATTAATGTGTTACGAAATTTTTGTCTCTTCAAGCACCAGTAAGAATATAATATGTAGGTGAAATGTTTACATCTGAAATTCTTGCTTCTTGATGGGAAGCCACGTAAGACAAGCAAAGCCGTCTAATGAATGATATGCGGAtgtgcaaatcattttttttttttattatttcataattaataattaataatttgcgaattttacattctttcaacaatattcttctcgtaaaaaaaaatgatttgcacaTCCGCATATCATTCATTAAACGGCTTTGCTTGTCTTACGTGGCTTCCCGTCAAGAAGCAAGAATTTCAGATGTAAACATTTCACCTACACATTATATTCTTACTGGTGCTTAAAGAGacgaaaatttcttaaaaCATACATACCCAGGCACATGAAAGCAAAATTCGAAactcactggtgatgagagaaattaatgacaacagagtcagggcggctgggtggtctagtggagtaagtctccggtaaagcatctctagacgccaggttcgattcctggctccgtcgttaatttttcgaaatcaccaaattttcgaattttacattctttcaatTGTGATTAATATTGAAGACTTGCTTAAATTCAAACTTTCACAGGGAGCAGGACACCATGCAAAGTGAGGACAGTGTTCTCGTTCAGAGTGTTGATTTGGGATCAGGGCAAGAAGCTTGGCGCTCATTGAGCTGTCTGACTGATAGCACGGAACAAAGCGCGCCCGTCAATTTTGATATGTCCAACAGAGTAAGTTGCGATAGTTGATGAGTAAAATAAACTGTACAAAACGGATTTGGCCATCTTGCTAATTAACTGTGACTTGCAATTCCTGGTCAGGCTAAACTACCTCGTGGCATAGACAAGATAAGGCCACATATCGAACTTATCGACAACGTTCCACTGCTCGTGTCTCTCTTCACAGACTGCAATACCGTAGTTACCCGAGAAATGCTTCATATTATGCAGGATTATGGAGAAGTTGTCTGCGTTCTCGGCTCTTCTGCTAACGCAGAAAACATGCCAATATTCATGCAGGCTGACGCTGGGTGTGTTGCATCTTTTTGCTACTACTGAATTCAGTTGTGTAAATTATAcgacgttaattttttcgtcaatgTTTTACCACGCTGACATTACAACATTTCTAGAGTCGCCGTAGAACCTCTCTATCCTCAAGTCTGTCAGAAAGTGCCAGTTATGATGCCCACGACGGAAGATCAGGGTCCGTCACCTGTCGACCTCAGCAGAACTCTAAATTCCATTTCTTGTTCACTCAGCATTAAACGTGAGGATCCGATTGCCTTGTATCATCTAGTTATGGAGGTACGATTGAGAGGATTGTTGTAACAAACACGTGACCAGTTTCACTATTTCCTTCTACTAACAATTTAATTCTAAGTTATTGTATCTTCGCTCTAGATTatagatgaattattttttctcctagGCCCGCCACTATATGCAATGTGTCTGGAATTGCGTACAATTTTGGATTTGCTGCGTAGTCACTCTGTCGATGGCACAACTTTTGTCCAGCTTCTTGATGCTGCCGCCACTGTTTTCGGTAGGACAAGTGCTGTGGTTGAGCTGTCTGATTATTCCGCTGTTATCAGTATCGCTGGTTGCGACTCCTACTGATCCGACAATCATGCAAAGAGCTACGGGAAAGAATCAATGCTTAGTTAACGGACAGGTAAGCCAACCGACCTTTCACAACTAATTGAGAGCTCTCAGTCCCATAAAATTCCGCTAGCAACGTTTTGAGAATAGACGGGAGAATCCTTTTcggatgaataattaaaatagtgctgtgcgattaatcaattaataatcgaCGGTTTCGATTCATATACCGATTGACCTGCTGAATTATTATGAGGCAActtcaattaatcgattaatccaAACCGTGAATTAATCGAACATTcggaaaaatgattaattgaagCTATCGATTAATTTCAcagcaataaattaaatctCTTATAACGTAAGATCAATGCAATGTCTTTCTTTCTACTGATTAACAGGTCGCATTATTCGTCCTCTGGTGTTACGGCAGTAAATTCTTACCAACTGTTATAACAGTGGTTTTGTCTCAGGGTATTTTACTAGCCAATATGTGTTATAAATTTTGGCATATCAATTCCAAGTGTGTTTACGTCTACCCACAACCTACCCCCGCTCCTGTTCTCGGAGCTGACTCTGACATGCCTGTACAATGGGGTGGCTGGGGTTCAGAACCACTTGCTATTCTGCTCGCGCAGCATTTTGCTTTGGTACTAGCAGTCTTACACTTTGGTGAGTAAGAATCATTCGATCTGATGCCTGTGTCAACGCTTTCGGCATTGAATAACACCAAACAGAATTTACAATTCGTTTTGTATTATCCTTGCAGTTACAATATCTATCAGTTTTGTGCACCGTGAATATTCCGTTTGGAGGAAACAGCCGATAAAAAATTGGACGTGGGTTCTCACCACCCTCATCGTGTAAGTGCTCCACTTGTTTAAGTTGTTGTAAAAACGAATCGTATCTATGCATACGAGGCATTATTCCACATGTGCATTCAAAGTCAAGT is part of the Neodiprion virginianus isolate iyNeoVirg1 chromosome 5, iyNeoVirg1.1, whole genome shotgun sequence genome and encodes:
- the LOC124304584 gene encoding transmembrane protein 94 isoform X3 — translated: MEGDRRDVNAGMEMETEKNESFAKDKLGLTTTEALEILGSDIRRVVDEYEANYKKNRMYMAWLKDSLHHCSQYTTLCWTSSLALLLNAVALIALYFVENEFWSRSLLPSGIIVCCLVSFNFFLVACDNKLRHHEILNRVKILLEQIENAQFVCNWNIQNYPHLCSPLSPCLTLQWTYRDGQVVNLPWALLVAGDVIVIKPGQQVPGHCIPYNDEGPILHAKEVYSPPVHSANEIFSNPKARTPLKNKIYKLQETPYLTNLRMALDQALDRPVTYHNRERHLVMICCIEQLAYPIILIIVLLVNLLRHLYLSKDVGIGLWTEMFLLQPIAVTLPLLPLVFPAAWLALNCFGMARFKALFKLYQSSKKMQFVDPFEDADISGPSNPEVVYNWSEVRQYFVNIFVGREHMMSRSANILHVLGSVTALCCVDKKGILSWPNPTAEKVFFLRNASTVSQTSSNESMEKTADLLSSHNEQGKQDTNRISYAQHDMSHSVAEVLDLTHDHALPFRLEFDDHAWKQHINSLKPLGLAILLNTCNMDTQEHYTQFCSHVTCEALYNENLVPVTNRRCLCELAKQIGFQDQAQEIFKLEEQLSTFKHVQPEMVRRDIKFARSLSLSTKLKFPFPHMVSVVVRERSGGGLQLLAQGTADLILDSCIEFWDGHDLCPLSASDRKKVQDFYQRTSLTSYCTAFAYRPLTRSVNSKLSEIYLEIPTDSKHLYTPHRSPTPLPWDFRNVLDPRVRGVLGQFHSTDSLLCNENKDEEVNDIEGCFDLQCNQIFIGMVTMQYQAQTDMVQLIEQLERACIRFVHFSKENELRSRVFSEKMGLESGWNCHISLLSERASSNLDNSRAMSMSAPSAINTEFTTVKFDDETTECNEAEPMQPKSAMSHREQDTMQSEDSVLVQSVDLGSGQEAWRSLSCLTDSTEQSAPVNFDMSNRAKLPRGIDKIRPHIELIDNVPLLVSLFTDCNTVVTREMLHIMQDYGEVVCVLGSSANAENMPIFMQADAGVAVEPLYPQVCQKVPVMMPTTEDQGPSPVDLSRTLNSISCSLSIKREDPIALYHLVMEARHYMQCVWNCVQFWICCVVTLSMAQLLSSFLMLPPLFSVGQVLWLSCLIIPLLSVSLVATPTDPTIMQRATGKNQCLVNGQVALFVLWCYGSKFLPTVITVVLSQGILLANMCYKFWHINSKCVYVYPQPTPAPVLGADSDMPVQWGGWGSEPLAILLAQHFALVLAVLHFVTISISFVHREYSVWRKQPIKNWTWVLTTLIVLGAQAIFSGIIFWQFWTEESKRFDNFQLQLPLFFLFSVPLIFAINELVKWQEIKANVRYQKRARLEFGTKLGMNSPF
- the LOC124304584 gene encoding transmembrane protein 94 isoform X1; the protein is MEGDRRDVNAGMEMETEKNESFAKDKLGLTTTEALEILGSDIRRVVDEYEANYKKNRMYMAWLKDSLHHCSQYTTLCWTSSLALLLNAVALIALYFVENEFWSRSLLPSGIIVCCLVSFNFFLVACDNKLRHHEILNRVKILLEQIENAQFVCNWNIQNYPHLCSPLSPCLTLQWTYRDGQVVNLPWALLVAGDVIVIKPGQQVPGHCIPYNDEGPILHAKEVYSPPVHSANEIFSNPKARTPLKNKIYKLQETPYLTNLRMALDQALDRPVTYHNRERHLVMICCIEQLAYPIILIIVLLVNLLRHLYLSKDVGIGLWTEMFLLQPIAVTLPLLPLVFPAAWLALNCFGMARFKALFKLYQSSKKMQFVDPFEDADISGPSNPEVVYNWSEVRQYFVNIFVGREHMMSRSANILHVLGSVTALCCVDKKGILSWPNPTAEKVFFLRNASTVSQTSSNESMEKTADLLSSHNEQGKQDTNRISYAQHDMSHSVAEVLDLTHDHALPFRLEFDDHAWKQHINSLKPLGLAILLNTCNMDTQEHYTQFCSHVTCEALYNENLVPVTNRRCLCELAKQIGFQDQAQEIFKLEEQLSTFKHVQPEMVRRDIKFARSLSLSTKLKFPFPHMVSVVVRERSGGGLQLLAQGTADLILDSCIEFWDGHDLCPLSASDRKKVQDFYQRTSLTSYCTAFAYRPLTRSVNSKLSEIYLEIPTDSKHLYTPHRSPTPLPWDFRNVLDPRVRGVLGQFHSTDSLLCNENKDEEVNDIEGCFDLQCNQIFIGMVTMQYQAQTDMVQLIEQLERACIRFVHFSKENELRSRVFSEKMGLESGWNCHISLLSERARSDSPVGYWVSQAAAMFSPTPSTRSHQHNHSCMDEASQLLNHISPRSNLDNSRAMSMSAPSAINTEFTTVKFDDETTECNEAEPMQPKSAMSHREQDTMQSEDSVLVQSVDLGSGQEAWRSLSCLTDSTEQSAPVNFDMSNRAKLPRGIDKIRPHIELIDNVPLLVSLFTDCNTVVTREMLHIMQDYGEVVCVLGSSANAENMPIFMQADAGVAVEPLYPQVCQKVPVMMPTTEDQGPSPVDLSRTLNSISCSLSIKREDPIALYHLVMEARHYMQCVWNCVQFWICCVVTLSMAQLLSSFLMLPPLFSVGQVLWLSCLIIPLLSVSLVATPTDPTIMQRATGKNQCLVNGQVALFVLWCYGSKFLPTVITVVLSQGILLANMCYKFWHINSKCVYVYPQPTPAPVLGADSDMPVQWGGWGSEPLAILLAQHFALVLAVLHFVTISISFVHREYSVWRKQPIKNWTWVLTTLIVLGAQAIFSGIIFWQFWTEESKRFDNFQLQLPLFFLFSVPLIFAINELVKWQEIKANVRYQKRARLEFGTKLGMNSPF